The following are encoded together in the Capsulimonas corticalis genome:
- a CDS encoding acetamidase/formamidase family protein, whose protein sequence is MSKHQFTPTHYFSTLGSHPPVLRIADGDTVATTTLDAGGFDLHRERRHKGVNPMTGPFYVEGAEPGDTLAVRLDRLRPNRRFGWSGVQLASNVMDPADVALLPPPPGFAEGSGEWDVDWDAGIAVLTSPATKLARLPIPIRPMVGCFGVAPSGGQAISTATSSTNGGNMDYKGFTEGVTVYFPVAVSGALFFIGDGHAVQGCGEVCGTGIEISFDVEFTLSVIKGKSIEWPRAETATHIVAAGNARPLDQALQHATSEMARWLQEEYALTWTEAHTLMGQCVEYEIANVFDPAYTVVCKMDKALLARVANL, encoded by the coding sequence ATGAGCAAACACCAGTTTACGCCGACCCATTATTTCAGCACGCTCGGTTCGCACCCGCCGGTCCTGCGGATCGCCGACGGCGATACCGTGGCGACGACGACGCTGGACGCCGGTGGTTTCGATCTTCATCGCGAGCGGCGGCACAAAGGCGTCAACCCGATGACCGGGCCGTTCTATGTCGAGGGCGCGGAGCCGGGCGATACGCTGGCGGTCCGGCTGGATCGATTGCGTCCGAACCGGCGCTTTGGGTGGAGCGGAGTGCAGCTGGCCTCCAATGTGATGGACCCCGCCGATGTCGCGCTGCTCCCGCCGCCGCCCGGCTTCGCCGAAGGCAGCGGTGAGTGGGATGTGGACTGGGACGCCGGGATCGCCGTCCTGACGTCTCCGGCGACCAAGCTCGCGCGCTTGCCGATCCCGATCCGTCCGATGGTCGGCTGCTTCGGCGTCGCGCCGTCCGGCGGGCAGGCGATCTCCACCGCGACATCATCCACGAACGGCGGCAACATGGACTACAAGGGCTTCACGGAAGGCGTCACGGTGTACTTTCCCGTCGCCGTCTCCGGCGCCCTGTTCTTCATCGGCGACGGCCACGCCGTTCAAGGCTGCGGCGAAGTTTGCGGGACGGGAATCGAGATTTCGTTCGACGTCGAATTCACCCTCTCGGTAATCAAAGGCAAATCGATCGAATGGCCCCGAGCCGAAACGGCCACTCACATCGTGGCGGCGGGAAACGCCCGCCCCTTGGACCAGGCTCTCCAGCACGCCACCAGCGAAATGGCCCGCTGGCTGCAAGAAGAGTATGCGCTGACCTGGACGGAAGCGCACACCCTGATGGGCCAATGCGTCGAGTACGAGATCGCCAACGTCTTCGATCCGGCCTACACGGTCGTCTGCAAGATGGACAAAGCGCTGCTTGCGCGCGTTGCGAATTTGTGA
- a CDS encoding SDR family oxidoreductase codes for MKGIHGRVAIVTGASAGIGYGIAHVFAREGAKVVAANRNVEAGERVAREIRDAGGEAIFVPADISVKADNEKVAAAALETYGAIDILVHNAGVFWEAMLEEITEEDWDRCHNLNLKGALFATQAVLPAMKQQGRGRILFTSSITGPKTGMPGFAHYGATKGGVNGFIRNAAVELAKFGITVNGVEPGNILTEGLAQLGEEYLSKMTRAIPMGKLGSPEDIAYAMAFFASDEAGWITGQTLCVDGGQTLPESGVAD; via the coding sequence GTGAAGGGAATACACGGCCGGGTGGCCATCGTGACGGGGGCGAGCGCCGGGATCGGTTATGGGATCGCGCATGTCTTCGCGCGGGAAGGCGCCAAAGTCGTGGCGGCGAACCGAAATGTCGAGGCCGGGGAGCGCGTCGCGCGGGAGATTCGGGACGCTGGGGGTGAGGCGATCTTCGTTCCGGCGGACATCAGCGTGAAAGCCGACAATGAAAAAGTCGCGGCGGCGGCTTTGGAGACTTATGGGGCGATCGACATCCTCGTCCATAACGCCGGCGTCTTTTGGGAGGCCATGCTGGAAGAGATCACTGAGGAGGATTGGGACCGCTGTCACAACCTCAATTTGAAGGGCGCGCTCTTCGCCACGCAGGCTGTCCTGCCGGCCATGAAACAGCAGGGGCGGGGCCGAATTTTGTTCACCTCGTCCATTACCGGTCCGAAAACAGGCATGCCTGGATTCGCGCATTATGGCGCGACCAAGGGCGGCGTCAACGGTTTTATCCGAAACGCGGCCGTGGAGCTTGCGAAGTTCGGGATTACCGTGAACGGCGTGGAGCCCGGGAATATTTTGACGGAGGGCCTGGCGCAACTGGGCGAAGAGTACCTGAGCAAGATGACGCGCGCGATCCCCATGGGCAAGCTGGGCTCGCCCGAAGACATCGCCTACGCGATGGCGTTCTTCGCTTCGGATGAGGCGGGATGGATCACCGGACAAACGCTGTGCGTCGACGGCGGCCAGACGCTCCCCGAATCCGGCGTCGCCGACTGA
- a CDS encoding APC family permease, which yields MATVQLPADHLDLGEHNHHAVGYRRDALSSTETLAQSIANIAPTLTPAVNLQLVFGSSGNGTWFTYLLATLGLLLIGVCIKQFASKTATPGALYSYVTKSLGPTAGFITGWALILAYLTTGIAVASYTAPYAQTLLKNLNIAMPAMVMFVLVVGLVWFVAYRDVRLSAKMMLILEGVSISLIFVLGLLMVAHTGLHLGPQLSLKGMTLTGLQGGMVLGIFSFVGFESATALGAEARDPKRSIPRAVFMSTAIAGTFFMIMSFMMVSAFSAYKTHLDDPNLVALTAMADIAHAPVLGVLVSIGAIVSLFACSLACVTATSRILSAMSRDGLIHAHLGKSHDTNATPHIAATVCAAIMIVVLFGLSMKHVAVLDIYNMNGMIATYGFLLAYILIAVGAVVSASRDKSLSPMLIFSAVAGVLFMGLAVKGSVYPWPVAPDNYLPQVFAGYMAVGIVWMLIERMKSRGSSTAIA from the coding sequence ATGGCTACCGTTCAACTCCCCGCCGATCATCTCGATCTGGGGGAACATAACCACCATGCCGTCGGCTACCGACGCGACGCGCTTAGCTCCACTGAGACGCTGGCGCAGTCCATCGCCAACATCGCGCCGACTCTCACGCCGGCCGTCAACCTTCAGCTCGTCTTCGGCTCTTCCGGGAACGGGACGTGGTTCACGTACCTGCTCGCCACGCTGGGCCTTCTCTTGATCGGCGTCTGCATCAAGCAGTTCGCCAGCAAGACCGCGACGCCCGGCGCGCTTTACTCCTACGTGACGAAAAGCCTGGGACCGACCGCCGGTTTCATCACGGGCTGGGCGCTGATCCTCGCGTATCTTACGACGGGAATCGCCGTCGCCTCCTACACGGCGCCGTACGCGCAGACGTTGCTGAAGAACCTGAATATCGCCATGCCCGCCATGGTGATGTTCGTGCTCGTAGTGGGACTGGTCTGGTTTGTCGCTTACCGCGACGTGCGGCTTTCGGCGAAGATGATGCTGATTCTGGAGGGCGTCTCCATCAGTCTGATCTTCGTTCTCGGTCTTCTGATGGTCGCGCATACGGGCCTGCATCTGGGACCGCAGCTTTCGCTCAAGGGCATGACGCTGACGGGGCTTCAGGGCGGAATGGTCCTGGGAATCTTCTCCTTCGTCGGCTTTGAAAGCGCGACGGCGCTGGGCGCCGAGGCGCGCGATCCAAAGCGCTCCATCCCCCGCGCGGTCTTCATGAGCACGGCGATCGCCGGCACGTTCTTTATGATCATGTCGTTCATGATGGTCTCGGCGTTCTCCGCCTACAAGACGCACCTGGACGATCCGAACCTGGTGGCGCTGACCGCCATGGCCGACATCGCCCACGCGCCCGTCCTGGGCGTTCTCGTCTCCATCGGCGCGATCGTCAGTTTGTTTGCTTGTTCGCTGGCCTGCGTGACGGCGACCTCGCGCATCCTTTCGGCGATGTCCCGCGACGGCCTGATCCACGCGCATCTCGGCAAATCGCACGACACCAACGCCACGCCGCACATCGCCGCGACCGTTTGCGCGGCCATCATGATCGTGGTTCTCTTTGGCCTGAGCATGAAGCACGTCGCGGTTCTGGACATCTACAACATGAACGGCATGATCGCCACGTACGGCTTCCTGCTGGCGTATATTCTCATCGCGGTCGGCGCGGTGGTCTCGGCGTCCCGGGATAAGTCGCTCTCGCCGATGCTGATCTTCAGCGCGGTCGCCGGCGTCCTGTTCATGGGCCTGGCGGTCAAGGGCAGCGTCTATCCGTGGCCGGTCGCGCCGGACAACTATCTGCCGCAGGTCTTCGCCGGTTACATGGCGGTCGGCATTGTGTGGATGCTGATCGAACGCATGAAGTCGCGCGGGTCCTCAACGGCGATTGCGTAA
- a CDS encoding NAD(P)-dependent alcohol dehydrogenase, producing the protein MKVHALAAYAPGEPLRPFEYEIGAVSGFDCVIRVQSCGLCHSDIHVVDNDWGGATFPVVPGHEAVGEVVELGPGVTHLKIGDRVGVGWQSGACLGCRDCLRGNEQMCDANQATILHQYGGFGDYMTVDSRFAFPIPDGLASAAAGPLLCAGITVYSGLRHAGMRGGQEIGVIGIGGLGHLAVQFAAKLGNRVTVFTTSPEKAEYAARLGAAEAVIVGRDGSPPQKPSRPLDIIIDTVASGKDYNAYLNCLDSDGVFNLVGIGNDPIPLSVFAFQDKRRRIMGSPIGSRSEMIEMLGLAARYGIVPQIETFAFERANDAVQHVRDNKVRYRAVLLMD; encoded by the coding sequence ATGAAAGTCCATGCGCTGGCCGCGTACGCGCCGGGCGAGCCGCTGCGCCCGTTCGAATATGAAATCGGCGCCGTCAGCGGCTTCGACTGCGTGATCCGCGTTCAAAGCTGCGGCCTGTGCCACTCGGACATCCACGTCGTCGATAACGATTGGGGCGGCGCGACCTTTCCCGTCGTGCCGGGCCATGAGGCGGTCGGCGAAGTCGTGGAGCTGGGGCCGGGCGTGACGCATCTTAAGATCGGGGACCGGGTGGGCGTCGGCTGGCAGTCCGGCGCGTGCCTGGGCTGCCGCGACTGTCTGCGCGGCAACGAGCAGATGTGCGACGCGAATCAGGCGACGATCCTGCACCAGTACGGCGGGTTCGGCGATTATATGACCGTCGACTCCCGCTTCGCCTTCCCCATTCCGGACGGCCTGGCGTCCGCGGCGGCGGGGCCGCTGCTGTGCGCGGGCATTACGGTTTATTCCGGGCTGCGCCACGCGGGAATGCGCGGCGGTCAGGAGATCGGCGTGATCGGCATCGGCGGCCTGGGGCATCTGGCCGTGCAGTTCGCGGCCAAGCTCGGAAACCGGGTCACGGTCTTCACGACGTCTCCGGAGAAGGCGGAGTACGCCGCGCGGCTCGGCGCCGCCGAGGCGGTGATTGTCGGACGGGACGGATCTCCGCCACAAAAACCGTCGCGGCCGCTCGACATCATCATCGACACCGTCGCCTCAGGAAAGGATTATAACGCTTATCTGAACTGTCTGGATTCCGACGGGGTGTTCAACCTGGTCGGGATCGGGAACGATCCGATCCCGCTTTCCGTGTTCGCCTTCCAGGACAAGCGCCGCCGAATCATGGGGTCTCCGATCGGAAGCCGGTCAGAGATGATTGAAATGCTCGGGCTCGCGGCCCGGTACGGGATCGTTCCCCAGATCGAGACCTTTGCTTTTGAGCGCGCCAACGACGCCGTTCAGCACGTACGCGACAACAAAGTCCGCTACCGGGCCGTACTCCTCATGGACTGA
- a CDS encoding primary-amine oxidase, protein MATTGSIIEAVAAPPRMHPLEPLSGEEIAAAAGVLRASGLLGDKMRFVLATLAEPAKEVVYGWTAETAAPREAAVQILDNADGKTYEAVVSLTDMSVVRWEHIPGVQPSVMLDEFFECEEGVKNSPEFQAALAKRGISDMSLVMVDPWSAGWYGGESASYETRRVLRAMAWLRAETMDNGYARPIEGVAVIYDLNEQRVLEVIDTGVVALPPEPGNYSREYVSEFSQTGGYRADLKPFEVAQPDGPSFTVDGHHVTWQKWSFRIGFTPREGLVLYTVGYEDGGKARPILYRAALCDMVVPYGDPGYNHYHKNAFDCGEYGIGMLANALELGCDCLGEIRYFDAFMTSSRGEPVKLPNAVCMHEEDFGILWKHVDWRNNHTEVRRSRRLVVSFIATVGNYEYGFFWYFYQDGTIQYEIKLTGIMNTSALPPGETRKYGSLLAPGLYAPNHEHIFNIRMDMMVDGPRNSVQEVHCELEPEGPDNPAGNGYYAQATTLKTEHEAQQLVDPLRGRYWKIVNPHSINRLGLPVSYKLMPGENSAAFQHPSAYVSKRAGYMSKHLWVTPFDADELYATGKYPNQSQTDAGLPMYTQGNRPIEDTDLVVWYTLAHNHIPRPEDWPVMPVGYVGFMLKPVGFFDRNPALDVPPTESKRCHGIAQETGGCGCSSSGSDHKNGAH, encoded by the coding sequence ATGGCGACGACAGGATCGATCATAGAAGCCGTCGCGGCTCCGCCGCGCATGCACCCACTGGAGCCGCTCAGCGGCGAGGAGATTGCGGCGGCGGCCGGCGTGCTGCGCGCGTCGGGCCTCCTGGGCGATAAGATGCGGTTCGTGCTGGCGACTCTGGCGGAGCCGGCCAAGGAGGTCGTGTATGGCTGGACGGCCGAGACGGCCGCGCCGCGCGAAGCCGCCGTGCAGATCCTCGACAACGCCGACGGCAAGACTTATGAAGCCGTGGTGTCCCTGACGGACATGTCCGTCGTCCGATGGGAGCATATTCCCGGCGTGCAGCCGTCAGTGATGCTCGACGAGTTCTTCGAATGCGAGGAAGGCGTCAAGAACAGCCCGGAGTTCCAGGCGGCGCTCGCGAAGCGCGGAATCTCGGACATGAGTCTGGTGATGGTGGACCCGTGGTCCGCCGGCTGGTATGGCGGGGAAAGCGCGTCTTATGAAACGCGGCGCGTGCTGCGCGCCATGGCCTGGCTGCGCGCCGAGACGATGGACAACGGCTACGCCAGGCCCATCGAAGGCGTCGCGGTCATCTACGATTTGAACGAGCAGCGGGTGCTGGAAGTGATCGATACCGGCGTCGTCGCCCTCCCGCCGGAGCCGGGCAACTACAGCCGCGAGTATGTGTCCGAGTTCAGCCAGACGGGCGGCTATCGCGCGGACCTCAAGCCGTTCGAGGTCGCGCAGCCCGATGGACCGAGCTTCACTGTCGATGGGCATCATGTGACGTGGCAGAAGTGGTCGTTTCGGATCGGCTTCACGCCGCGCGAAGGGCTCGTGCTCTACACGGTCGGCTATGAGGACGGCGGCAAGGCGCGCCCCATTCTCTACCGAGCCGCGCTCTGCGACATGGTCGTGCCCTACGGCGATCCGGGCTACAACCACTACCACAAGAACGCCTTCGACTGCGGCGAGTACGGCATTGGGATGCTCGCGAACGCCCTGGAGCTTGGCTGCGACTGTCTGGGCGAGATCCGGTACTTCGACGCCTTTATGACGAGCAGCCGGGGCGAGCCCGTCAAGCTGCCGAACGCCGTCTGCATGCACGAGGAAGACTTTGGGATCCTCTGGAAGCACGTCGATTGGCGCAACAACCATACCGAAGTGCGCCGCTCGCGGCGTCTGGTCGTCTCGTTCATCGCGACGGTCGGCAACTACGAGTACGGCTTCTTCTGGTACTTCTACCAGGATGGAACGATCCAGTATGAGATCAAGCTGACCGGCATTATGAACACCTCGGCGCTGCCGCCTGGCGAGACGCGTAAATACGGCTCGCTGCTCGCGCCCGGCCTCTACGCGCCGAACCACGAGCATATCTTCAATATCCGCATGGATATGATGGTGGACGGTCCGCGCAACTCCGTGCAGGAGGTGCATTGCGAGCTGGAGCCGGAGGGGCCGGACAATCCGGCAGGCAACGGCTACTACGCGCAGGCGACGACCCTGAAGACCGAGCATGAGGCGCAGCAGCTCGTGGATCCGCTGCGCGGCCGCTACTGGAAGATCGTCAATCCCCACTCCATCAACCGTCTTGGCCTGCCGGTCTCTTATAAGCTCATGCCGGGGGAGAACAGCGCCGCCTTCCAGCATCCGAGCGCCTACGTCAGCAAGCGGGCCGGCTACATGAGCAAGCATCTGTGGGTGACTCCGTTCGACGCCGACGAACTTTATGCGACCGGAAAATATCCAAACCAGAGCCAGACCGACGCCGGGCTGCCGATGTACACGCAGGGCAACCGTCCGATCGAAGACACGGATCTGGTGGTCTGGTACACCCTCGCGCACAACCATATCCCGCGTCCCGAGGATTGGCCGGTGATGCCGGTGGGCTATGTCGGGTTCATGCTGAAGCCGGTTGGCTTCTTCGATCGTAACCCGGCGCTGGATGTGCCCCCGACCGAGTCGAAGCGCTGTCACGGGATCGCTCAGGAGACCGGCGGCTGCGGCTGTTCCTCATCGGGATCCGACCATAAGAACGGAGCGCACTGA
- a CDS encoding aldo/keto reductase: MNYRPLGASGVNVSEISFGCWTMGGLNWVNGSPNGWANVDEDDIVAGIKAAIDAGVNHFDNADVYGNGKAERMLARVFDKLGVNTNDYIVATKIGHFPGTAEHAYEPAHIRHQCEQSLINLKRDYIDVYYFHHGDFGPDAKYLPEAAATLDALVAEGKVRVKGQSAYSADDFERVVPVVKPQVLQSWAHALDDQFVRPGSRVAKLLEEHNMTFVAFSPLAQARLLDKYNPENPPQFEPGDHRKDSSAFGAEAIAALKPKLEKLKARFGSTTEDLASVALNYILAQPRVACVIPGFRNERQAKCNLAADGRALTAADIAFIQETLA, from the coding sequence ATGAATTACCGGCCACTGGGCGCAAGCGGCGTCAACGTTTCGGAGATCAGCTTCGGCTGCTGGACCATGGGAGGTCTGAACTGGGTCAACGGGAGCCCCAACGGATGGGCGAACGTGGATGAGGACGATATCGTCGCCGGGATCAAGGCGGCCATCGACGCCGGGGTCAATCACTTCGACAACGCCGATGTCTACGGCAACGGCAAGGCCGAGCGGATGCTGGCCCGCGTCTTCGACAAGCTGGGCGTCAACACCAACGACTACATCGTCGCCACCAAAATCGGCCATTTTCCCGGCACCGCCGAGCACGCCTACGAGCCCGCGCATATCCGGCATCAGTGCGAGCAGTCGCTGATCAACCTGAAGCGCGACTATATCGACGTCTACTACTTCCACCATGGCGACTTCGGCCCCGACGCCAAGTACCTGCCCGAAGCCGCCGCCACGCTCGACGCTCTGGTCGCCGAAGGCAAGGTCCGCGTCAAGGGCCAATCGGCGTACTCGGCCGACGACTTCGAGCGCGTCGTCCCGGTCGTCAAGCCGCAGGTCCTGCAAAGCTGGGCGCACGCGCTCGACGATCAGTTCGTCCGCCCCGGCTCCCGCGTCGCCAAATTGCTCGAAGAGCACAACATGACCTTCGTCGCCTTCAGCCCGCTCGCCCAGGCGCGTCTTCTCGATAAATACAACCCCGAGAATCCGCCCCAGTTTGAGCCCGGCGACCACCGCAAAGACAGCTCCGCCTTCGGCGCCGAGGCCATCGCCGCGCTCAAGCCCAAGCTCGAAAAGCTCAAAGCCCGCTTCGGCTCCACGACCGAAGACCTCGCCTCTGTCGCCCTCAACTACATCCTCGCCCAGCCGCGCGTCGCCTGCGTCATCCCCGGCTTCCGCAACGAGCGCCAGGCCAAATGCAACCTCGCCGCCGACGGCCGCGCCCTCACCGCCGCCGACATCGCATTCATCCAGGAAACGCTGGCGTAA
- a CDS encoding IPT/TIG domain-containing protein encodes MKYATRQRLRMAGIAAFALSVAAVAGCGGGGSSDNGGTTTPVETINGVVISSVTPNVVPLTAGQIITVTGTGFEAKDATGTIMPVTVHLGSTTVSSTVISDTTLTAVTPAAPFGGVVDVRVLNAKGISAKTTGDLLTFVDTSTTGTTTGTTTGTTTGTTTGTTTGTTTGTSTGTTTSTTTGGGPPPPPL; translated from the coding sequence TTGAAATACGCAACTCGACAACGACTCCGCATGGCGGGAATTGCGGCGTTCGCCCTTTCCGTCGCCGCGGTCGCCGGATGCGGCGGCGGCGGTTCGTCCGATAACGGCGGAACGACCACCCCGGTGGAAACGATCAACGGCGTCGTGATCAGTTCAGTCACCCCGAACGTCGTACCCCTGACCGCCGGCCAGATTATCACCGTCACCGGAACAGGCTTTGAAGCCAAGGACGCCACGGGAACCATCATGCCCGTCACCGTGCATCTCGGCAGCACCACCGTCAGCTCCACCGTGATCTCCGACACCACACTGACCGCCGTGACGCCGGCGGCGCCGTTCGGCGGCGTCGTGGATGTGCGCGTGCTGAACGCGAAGGGCATCAGCGCCAAGACCACCGGCGACCTGCTCACCTTCGTCGACACCAGCACGACGGGGACCACCACGGGAACCACGACGGGGACCACCACAGGCACGACGACGGGGACCACAACGGGTACGACGACAGGAACCAGCACGGGAACAACCACCAGCACCACGACCGGTGGCGGTCCGCCGCCCCCGCCGCTGTAA
- the metK gene encoding methionine adenosyltransferase yields the protein MSDIKFFTSESVSEGHPDKLADQISDAILDELLRQDPKSRVAVETLLTRGLAVIAGEVTTSGYVEISDVVRNTINEVGYTKTDYGFDGETTGVLVALQKQSPDIAVGVDEGGTDAAQGAGDQGMMFGFAVNETPELMPLPITIAHRLTGLYAQVRKDAGLGLRPDAKSQVTVAYDRATDKPLYIDTIVFSAQHDRELTQADVQKLVTEKVIQPVLADFEKYVTQEIKYHVNPTGIFVIGGPQADTGVTGRKIIVDTYGGYARHGGGAFSGKDPSKVDRSAAYAARFIAKNIVAAGLAERCEIQLAYAIGVAQPVSVLVETFGTGSISDNEISKRVQDAFDLTPRGIITLLDLVNPIYKQTAKNGHFGNPAFGWEKTDLAAKLA from the coding sequence ATGTCCGACATCAAATTCTTCACTTCCGAGTCCGTCTCCGAAGGCCACCCCGATAAGCTCGCCGACCAGATCAGCGACGCCATTCTCGACGAGCTTCTCCGCCAGGATCCCAAGAGCCGCGTCGCCGTCGAAACGCTGCTGACGCGCGGTCTGGCCGTCATCGCCGGCGAGGTCACCACGTCGGGTTACGTCGAGATCAGCGACGTCGTCCGGAACACCATCAACGAAGTCGGCTACACCAAAACGGATTATGGGTTCGACGGCGAGACCACTGGCGTGCTCGTCGCGCTGCAAAAGCAGTCGCCCGACATCGCGGTCGGCGTCGATGAAGGCGGCACGGACGCGGCGCAGGGCGCGGGCGATCAGGGCATGATGTTCGGCTTCGCCGTCAACGAGACCCCCGAACTGATGCCGCTGCCAATCACCATCGCGCACCGACTCACCGGCCTCTACGCCCAGGTCCGCAAGGACGCCGGCCTCGGCCTGCGCCCCGACGCCAAAAGCCAGGTCACCGTGGCCTACGACCGCGCCACCGACAAGCCGCTCTACATCGACACGATTGTCTTCAGCGCCCAGCACGACCGCGAGCTGACCCAGGCCGATGTCCAGAAGCTCGTCACCGAGAAGGTCATTCAGCCGGTGCTCGCCGACTTTGAGAAGTACGTCACGCAGGAAATCAAGTACCACGTCAACCCGACCGGCATCTTCGTCATCGGCGGCCCGCAGGCCGACACCGGCGTCACCGGCCGCAAGATCATCGTGGACACCTACGGCGGCTACGCCCGCCACGGCGGCGGCGCCTTCTCCGGTAAGGACCCGAGCAAAGTCGACCGCAGCGCCGCCTACGCCGCGCGCTTCATCGCCAAAAACATCGTCGCCGCCGGCCTCGCCGAACGCTGCGAAATCCAGCTCGCCTACGCCATCGGCGTCGCCCAGCCCGTCAGCGTCCTCGTCGAAACTTTCGGCACCGGCTCCATCTCCGACAACGAGATCAGCAAGCGCGTCCAGGACGCCTTCGACCTGACCCCGCGCGGCATCATCACCCTGCTCGACCTCGTCAACCCGATCTACAAGCAGACCGCCAAAAACGGCCACTTCGGCAACCCCGCCTTCGGCTGGGAAAAGACCGACCTCGCCGCGAAGCTGGCGTAA